A stretch of Natronococcus sp. CG52 DNA encodes these proteins:
- the npdG gene encoding NADPH-dependent F420 reductase: MRIALLGGTGDIGQGLALRFARDTDHEVLIGSRDPEKARDAVERYEAELEERGAESNVKGFVNEMAADRADVVVLSVPPYYAGDTVEAVEDVLDEETILVTPAVGMQGDEDGLHYHPPSAGSVTQLVAQRAPDEVPVVGAFHNLAADALSDLDDELELDTLVVGDDADAKRTVVALANEIEGLRALDVGPLANAAEVESVTPLVINIARYNEDLHDVGVQFH; encoded by the coding sequence ATGCGAATCGCACTACTCGGCGGAACCGGCGATATCGGACAGGGACTCGCGCTTCGCTTCGCGCGCGATACGGATCACGAGGTCCTCATCGGCTCTCGCGACCCCGAGAAGGCTCGCGACGCGGTCGAGCGGTACGAGGCGGAACTCGAGGAACGCGGCGCCGAGTCAAACGTCAAGGGGTTCGTCAACGAGATGGCGGCCGACCGCGCCGACGTCGTGGTCCTCTCGGTCCCACCGTACTACGCCGGCGACACGGTCGAGGCGGTCGAAGACGTCCTCGACGAGGAGACGATCCTCGTTACGCCGGCCGTCGGCATGCAGGGCGACGAGGACGGACTGCACTACCATCCGCCGAGCGCCGGCAGCGTCACCCAGCTGGTCGCCCAGCGCGCGCCCGACGAGGTCCCGGTCGTCGGCGCCTTCCACAACCTCGCGGCGGACGCGCTGTCGGATCTGGACGACGAACTCGAGTTGGACACGCTCGTCGTCGGCGACGACGCGGATGCCAAGCGGACGGTGGTGGCCCTCGCGAACGAAATCGAGGGGCTTCGCGCCCTCGACGTCGGTCCGCTCGCCAACGCCGCCGAGGTCGAGAGCGTGACGCCGCTGGTCATCAACATCGCTCGATACAACGAGGACCTCCACGACGTCGGCGTGCAGTTCCACTGA
- a CDS encoding glycerophosphodiester phosphodiesterase, giving the protein MPRPAVIAHRGYAGIAPENTVAAAVSAADRDGTAMLEIDVQPAACGAPVVFHDERLEGTRDGRPITPASGLVWETPLADLESTAVLGTDESIPTLESLLEAVPETVGVNVELKNPGTTDLRFAESLPQGAREKRREVWCPFVERVVDVCDEFDGEILFSSFCEGALAAVRDVAPDYAAGALVWDDLEAGLEIARRYDCEAIHPPRNAIAGTPLAGEPYYGLPTDEPALDIVEIARDEGRAVNVWTIDTWCQFDQLAAAGVDGIVADYPGVATNAPVR; this is encoded by the coding sequence ATGCCGCGCCCCGCAGTCATCGCACACCGAGGCTACGCCGGCATCGCCCCCGAGAACACCGTCGCCGCGGCCGTCTCCGCGGCCGACCGCGACGGAACCGCGATGCTCGAGATCGACGTCCAGCCCGCGGCCTGCGGTGCGCCGGTCGTCTTCCACGACGAGCGACTCGAGGGAACTCGCGACGGTCGTCCCATCACCCCCGCGTCCGGCCTGGTCTGGGAAACGCCACTCGCGGATCTCGAGTCGACGGCCGTCCTCGGCACAGACGAGTCGATTCCGACGCTCGAGTCGCTGCTCGAGGCGGTTCCCGAGACGGTCGGCGTCAACGTCGAACTGAAGAATCCGGGAACGACGGACCTGCGGTTCGCCGAGTCGCTGCCGCAGGGCGCACGCGAGAAACGGCGCGAGGTGTGGTGCCCGTTCGTCGAGCGCGTCGTCGACGTCTGTGACGAGTTCGACGGTGAGATCCTCTTCTCCTCGTTCTGCGAGGGCGCCCTCGCCGCCGTCCGAGACGTCGCACCCGACTACGCCGCGGGCGCGCTCGTCTGGGACGACCTCGAGGCGGGCCTCGAGATCGCGCGCCGGTACGACTGCGAGGCGATCCACCCGCCCCGAAACGCGATCGCCGGCACGCCACTCGCGGGCGAGCCGTACTACGGACTCCCGACCGACGAGCCGGCTCTCGACATCGTCGAGATCGCCCGCGACGAGGGCCGAGCCGTCAACGTCTGGACGATCGACACCTGGTGCCAGTTCGACCAGCTCGCCGCGGCGGGCGTCGACGGGATCGTCGCCGACTATCCGGGAGTCGCGACGAACGCACCCGTCCGCTGA
- a CDS encoding response regulator: protein MSDGVGESPAALEILLVEDNPGDVRLTKEALRATSIDHDFHVVTDGAEALDFLHRRGEHADAPRPDIILLDFKLPRLNGDEVAAKIDDTGDLDQIPLIVLTGHPARDEVIGTDDLPVDAALTKPVDSEEFLETVRSLERV, encoded by the coding sequence ATGTCGGATGGTGTTGGTGAGTCTCCCGCAGCGTTAGAGATCTTACTCGTCGAAGATAACCCGGGAGACGTGCGGTTGACGAAGGAAGCGCTGCGAGCGACGTCGATCGACCACGATTTTCACGTCGTCACCGACGGCGCCGAAGCGCTCGACTTCCTCCACCGGCGGGGGGAGCACGCCGACGCGCCCAGACCGGACATCATCCTCCTCGATTTCAAACTGCCGCGGCTGAACGGGGACGAAGTCGCGGCCAAGATCGACGACACGGGAGACCTCGACCAGATCCCGCTCATCGTACTGACCGGCCACCCCGCGCGGGACGAAGTCATCGGGACCGACGACCTTCCGGTCGACGCCGCGCTCACGAAGCCGGTCGACTCCGAGGAGTTTCTCGAGACGGTTCGCTCGCTCGAACGGGTCTGA
- a CDS encoding helix-turn-helix domain-containing protein: protein MLIAEFRVDSPLFRTALERSPGVTLSVEEQYATSEGIRVLFWARGDEGHDEFASALEGDPTVTDPTKLAETPSRTMYRVTISEAGETGTAYRVRSGLDVISADIAVTSEGWTSRLGFPNRGMLAKYRAALRDRELEFHLRSLYRQRGRENGTTASLTSNQHEALITAYESGYFDVPRGASQPDVAAQLDIASQSLSERLRRGTKTLVETTLIDE, encoded by the coding sequence ATGCTGATCGCGGAGTTCCGAGTCGACTCGCCGCTCTTTCGGACTGCCCTCGAGCGATCGCCCGGAGTGACGCTCTCCGTCGAGGAGCAGTACGCCACGTCCGAGGGGATCCGCGTGTTGTTCTGGGCGAGAGGGGACGAGGGCCACGACGAGTTCGCGTCGGCGCTCGAGGGGGATCCGACGGTCACCGACCCGACGAAACTCGCGGAGACACCGTCGCGTACCATGTACCGGGTGACGATCTCCGAGGCGGGGGAGACGGGCACGGCGTATCGGGTGCGGTCCGGCCTCGACGTGATCTCGGCTGACATCGCGGTAACGAGCGAGGGGTGGACGAGCCGACTCGGATTTCCCAACCGCGGGATGCTCGCGAAGTACCGGGCCGCGTTGCGGGATCGCGAACTCGAGTTTCACCTCCGGTCGCTGTACCGGCAGCGGGGACGCGAGAACGGAACTACCGCGTCGCTCACGTCGAACCAGCACGAGGCGCTGATCACCGCCTACGAGTCGGGCTACTTCGACGTTCCGCGGGGTGCCTCACAACCCGACGTCGCCGCGCAACTCGATATCGCGTCCCAGTCGCTCTCAGAACGGCTTCGACGGGGAACGAAGACGCTCGTCGAGACGACGCTGATCGACGAATAG
- a CDS encoding preprotein translocase subunit Sec61beta, translating into MDKGQNTGGLMSSAGLVRYFDSEDSNAIRIDPKTVIATGVMLGVLVQLLTFVS; encoded by the coding sequence ATGGATAAAGGGCAGAACACTGGTGGGCTGATGTCCAGTGCCGGACTCGTCCGGTACTTCGACTCGGAGGACTCGAACGCGATCCGTATCGACCCGAAGACGGTCATCGCAACTGGCGTCATGCTGGGCGTCCTCGTTCAGCTACTGACGTTCGTCTCGTAA
- a CDS encoding thioredoxin family protein, translating into MTVTLKDFYADWCGPCKTQDPILEDLEEDWEGRFEVEKVNVDEQQDVANEYQVRSLPTLIIENDDGVAERFVGVTQREDLEDALEDAGA; encoded by the coding sequence ATGACTGTCACACTGAAGGATTTCTACGCAGACTGGTGTGGCCCCTGCAAGACCCAGGACCCGATCCTCGAGGATCTCGAGGAGGACTGGGAGGGGCGCTTCGAAGTCGAGAAGGTAAACGTCGACGAACAGCAAGACGTCGCCAACGAGTACCAAGTCCGCTCGCTGCCGACGCTCATTATCGAGAACGACGACGGCGTCGCCGAGCGATTCGTCGGCGTCACCCAGCGCGAGGACCTCGAGGACGCCCTCGAGGACGCAGGCGCCTGA